A segment of the Bradyrhizobium sp. CCBAU 53340 genome:
GCCGCGACGATGCTGACCGGATTCGGCGTGTCGTCGCGGGCTAGACCTGCGCAGGCGCTGCGGCCGCCGGGGGCGCTGCCCGAGAAGGATTTCCTGGCGGCCTGCGTCCGCTGCGGCCTTTGCGTCCGCGATTGTCCCTATGACACGCTGAAGCTGTCGGATTGGGCGGACGGTCTGGCTCTGGGCACGCCCTTCTTCCAGGCGCGCAACGTGCCATGCGAGATGTGCGACACCATTCCCTGCGTCAAGGCCTGCCCGACGGGCGCGCTCGATCATGCGCTCACGGACATCGCCAAGGCCAAGATGGGCGTCGCCGTCATCACCAGCCGCGAGACCTGTCTCAACCTGCAGGGCCTGCGCTGCGACGTCTGCTATCGGGTGTGTCCGGCGATCGACAAGGCGATCACGCTCGAGCTTTCGCATAACGCGCGCACCACCAAGCATGCGATCTTCGAGCCGGTCATCCACGCCGAGTACTGCACCGGCTGCGGCAAATGCGAGAAATCGTGCGTGCTGACCGAGGCCGCAATCAAGGTGCTGCCGCTCGAGATCGCCGCGCTGAAGC
Coding sequences within it:
- the napG gene encoding ferredoxin-type protein NapG; protein product: MSDSSSSIPRDPRRRKALQDMTRFGGGAAVAATMLTGFGVSSRARPAQALRPPGALPEKDFLAACVRCGLCVRDCPYDTLKLSDWADGLALGTPFFQARNVPCEMCDTIPCVKACPTGALDHALTDIAKAKMGVAVITSRETCLNLQGLRCDVCYRVCPAIDKAITLELSHNARTTKHAIFEPVIHAEYCTGCGKCEKSCVLTEAAIKVLPLEIAALKQDEHYKRGWEEKSKAGGALVDAPLKLPVRRPEGGAP